From a region of the Thermomicrobium roseum DSM 5159 genome:
- a CDS encoding PspA/IM30 family protein yields MGLISRMTTFVKVKLSRLLDRAEDPRETLDYAYERQLELLQQVRRGIVDVTTSRRRLELQRAKLQESLDRLTEQARQALSAGREDLARLALERKAIAQQQIADLDRQIQTLEQEQAKLEQAEMRLRAKVEAFRTRKEVIKAQYSAAEAQVKINEAVTGISEEMADVGLALERAEQKTEQLQARASAIDELLTSGALEDLTGTRQDVVERELARISISSSVEAELAALRQQLGQGESPKSLPEGGQP; encoded by the coding sequence ATGGGCCTCATCTCCCGCATGACGACTTTCGTTAAAGTGAAACTGAGTCGCCTGCTCGATCGTGCCGAAGATCCGCGGGAAACGCTCGATTACGCCTACGAACGGCAACTCGAGCTGCTCCAGCAGGTACGCCGTGGAATCGTCGACGTGACCACCTCTCGCCGGCGCTTGGAGCTCCAGCGCGCCAAGCTGCAGGAATCGCTGGACCGTCTGACGGAGCAAGCTCGCCAAGCCCTGAGCGCTGGGCGGGAAGACCTCGCACGCCTGGCTCTGGAACGGAAGGCGATCGCTCAGCAACAGATCGCGGATTTGGATCGCCAGATTCAGACACTCGAACAAGAACAGGCCAAGCTCGAGCAAGCCGAGATGCGTCTCCGCGCCAAGGTGGAGGCCTTCCGCACCCGGAAGGAAGTCATCAAAGCGCAATACTCGGCTGCAGAAGCCCAAGTCAAGATCAACGAGGCAGTCACCGGTATCTCGGAAGAAATGGCTGATGTCGGACTCGCACTGGAACGCGCGGAGCAGAAGACCGAGCAATTGCAAGCCCGTGCCTCGGCGATCGACGAACTGCTCACCTCGGGCGCCCTGGAAGACCTCACCGGCACACGCCAAGACGTGGTCGAACGCGAACTAGCTCGCATCTCCATTTCGTCGTCGGTGGAAGCGGAACTCGCTGCACTCCGTCAGCAATTGGGGCAGGGAGAATCTCCCAAATCGCTTCCAGAGGGAGGACAGCCGTGA
- a CDS encoding zinc-binding dehydrogenase, which produces MRARAAVLAEVKKPLEIWELEVDAPKEGEVLVRVVAAGVCHSDLHYIQGDLETPLPAIPGHEGAGVVEAVGPGVTRFRPGDPVVFVFRAFCGHCFYCLNGRPALCDFSNPIRRTGRMFDGTTRFHRNGTDVHHVLGVSCFAEYTVVPEQGLLSLPPDIPLDRAALVGCGVTTGVGAVLFAAGVRAGETVLVIGCGGVGLNVVQGAALVGAGPVIAADVVPQKLEWARQLGATHTIDPREQDVVEVVRELTGGRGADYAFEVIGRADTIQQAYAATRKGGTTVIVGLTPMGTTVPLDPLDLLRTEKTIKATLYGSANLPRDIPRLLELYRLGRLRLDELISRRLRLEEINDGFEAMLAGSVARSIVVFEH; this is translated from the coding sequence ATGCGTGCGCGGGCTGCCGTCTTGGCGGAGGTCAAAAAGCCGCTGGAGATCTGGGAACTCGAGGTCGATGCACCCAAGGAAGGCGAGGTGTTGGTCCGCGTCGTCGCGGCTGGAGTGTGCCACAGTGACCTGCACTATATCCAAGGAGATCTGGAGACGCCTCTCCCGGCAATCCCTGGTCATGAGGGGGCAGGAGTGGTGGAGGCAGTGGGGCCGGGTGTGACGCGTTTCCGACCCGGGGATCCGGTGGTGTTCGTCTTCCGTGCGTTCTGTGGACATTGTTTTTACTGTCTCAACGGGCGTCCAGCTCTCTGCGATTTCAGTAATCCGATTCGGCGAACCGGGCGGATGTTCGACGGCACGACGCGTTTTCATCGAAACGGCACTGATGTGCACCATGTTCTCGGGGTCTCTTGTTTTGCCGAGTACACGGTCGTTCCCGAGCAGGGTCTTTTGTCCCTTCCCCCGGACATCCCCTTGGATCGTGCAGCTTTGGTGGGTTGTGGCGTGACGACTGGTGTGGGGGCGGTGCTCTTCGCTGCGGGTGTGCGCGCGGGGGAGACCGTTCTGGTGATCGGTTGCGGCGGCGTCGGACTCAATGTGGTACAGGGTGCTGCCCTGGTCGGCGCGGGTCCGGTGATTGCAGCTGATGTCGTTCCGCAAAAACTGGAATGGGCACGTCAGCTCGGGGCCACCCATACCATCGATCCGAGGGAACAGGACGTGGTCGAGGTGGTGCGGGAACTCACTGGTGGGCGCGGTGCGGACTATGCCTTCGAAGTGATCGGTCGTGCGGACACGATCCAACAGGCCTATGCGGCGACGCGCAAGGGTGGTACCACGGTCATCGTGGGGCTCACGCCGATGGGAACGACCGTACCGCTGGACCCGTTGGATCTCTTGCGGACGGAGAAGACGATCAAGGCAACACTCTATGGGAGCGCGAATTTACCACGGGACATCCCCCGACTCCTCGAGCTGTATCGGCTCGGTCGTCTCCGGCTGGACGAACTGATTTCCCGGCGACTTCGCCTGGAGGAGATCAACGACGGATTCGAAGCGATGCTCGCGGGCAGCGTCGCGCGAAGCATCGTCGTGTTCGAGCACTGA
- a CDS encoding SDH family Clp fold serine proteinase, translating into MEFTGLLFWLLFLFSILSPVLQRRFLEMNRLRLIHQLEQRRGSRVITLIHRQEAVSFLGIPLARYIDIDDAEAVLRAIRLTPDEMPIDFIVHTPGGLVLAAEQIASALVRHRGKVTVFVPHYAMSGGTLIALAADEIVMDENAVLGPVDPQIGQYPAASVLRVVREKPVAEIDDQTLILADIGEKAMRQVNATVRHILMANGRSEEEAQRIADVLTCGQWTHDYPIDVEEARQLGLPVTVGVPDEVYQLMELYPQAMQRRPSVQYIPVPYETPRPRDNQQRR; encoded by the coding sequence ATGGAGTTTACAGGGCTACTGTTTTGGCTTTTGTTCCTCTTTTCGATCCTGTCGCCGGTTCTGCAGCGCCGCTTTTTGGAAATGAATCGGTTGCGCTTGATCCATCAGTTGGAGCAGCGGCGGGGTAGCCGGGTGATCACTCTGATCCACCGGCAAGAGGCGGTTTCATTTCTCGGCATTCCTCTGGCACGCTACATCGACATCGACGATGCTGAAGCAGTCCTGCGCGCTATCCGGTTGACGCCGGACGAGATGCCGATCGATTTCATCGTCCATACGCCGGGTGGATTGGTTTTAGCTGCGGAGCAGATCGCCTCGGCACTGGTTCGTCATCGCGGCAAGGTCACTGTCTTCGTTCCCCACTATGCCATGTCGGGTGGCACGCTGATTGCCTTGGCAGCGGACGAGATCGTGATGGATGAAAATGCCGTGCTGGGACCGGTCGATCCGCAGATCGGCCAGTATCCGGCTGCTTCAGTGCTGCGTGTCGTCCGGGAGAAGCCGGTCGCGGAGATCGACGATCAAACCTTGATTCTCGCGGACATCGGCGAGAAAGCGATGCGACAGGTGAATGCGACAGTTCGTCACATTCTCATGGCGAACGGACGTTCCGAGGAGGAGGCCCAGCGAATCGCTGATGTTCTGACGTGTGGGCAGTGGACCCATGACTATCCGATCGATGTGGAAGAAGCACGGCAGCTCGGGTTACCGGTCACGGTGGGGGTACCGGACGAAGTGTACCAGCTCATGGAGCTCTACCCGCAAGCGATGCAACGACGTCCCTCGGTACAGTACATCCCTGTTCCCTACGAGACGCCGCGGCCGCGGGATAATCAGCAGCGACGTTAG
- the tyrS gene encoding tyrosine--tRNA ligase produces MIPVHEREAFVDLLLSRGTVDVVVREHLRARLLGEQPLRVKLGVDPTRPDIHLGHYVCFRKLRQFQALGHQVVVIIGDWTARIGDPSGRSSQRPMLTAEEVRANAETYLEQFFKVVDVTKAEIVWQSTWFGNFTLEDVIRLASKYTVAKLLTREDFAKRYEEGSPISITELLYPLLQAYDSVAIQADVEIGGTDQLFNLLVGRDIMREYGLEPQDILTVPLLVGTDGHLKMSKSYGNYIAVNDPPEEMFGKIMSIPDHVLGDYFRLLTDIPDEEIDRMIVEMRAGRLNPRDAKEHLAFVIVSDLHSPEAAEQAREHFHRVHRLREIPEQIPEVPVPGRARVLDYVVLAGFARSNNEARRLVQQGGVRLDGRRLDDPEEMLELQEPVVLQVGKRRFARLLPRAEST; encoded by the coding sequence GCTCGGGGTCGATCCGACCCGACCAGACATCCACCTCGGTCACTACGTCTGTTTTCGCAAGCTCCGGCAGTTCCAAGCATTGGGTCATCAGGTCGTCGTCATCATCGGTGACTGGACTGCCCGAATCGGCGATCCCTCCGGGCGCTCGTCCCAGCGGCCGATGCTCACCGCAGAAGAAGTACGAGCCAACGCGGAAACTTATCTCGAGCAATTCTTCAAGGTTGTCGATGTGACGAAGGCCGAGATCGTTTGGCAAAGCACCTGGTTCGGTAATTTCACGCTGGAGGATGTCATTCGCCTCGCCAGTAAGTACACCGTTGCCAAGCTACTCACGCGCGAGGACTTCGCGAAGCGCTACGAGGAAGGATCGCCCATCTCCATCACCGAGCTTCTCTATCCACTCCTGCAAGCCTATGACTCGGTGGCGATCCAAGCCGACGTCGAAATCGGTGGCACCGACCAGCTCTTCAATCTCCTCGTCGGCCGCGATATCATGCGCGAGTACGGATTGGAACCCCAGGACATCCTCACCGTACCGCTCCTCGTCGGTACGGACGGCCATCTGAAGATGAGCAAGAGTTATGGCAATTACATCGCGGTCAATGATCCACCAGAGGAGATGTTCGGCAAGATCATGTCGATTCCCGATCATGTTTTAGGCGACTATTTTCGGCTCCTGACCGACATCCCAGACGAAGAGATCGACCGCATGATCGTGGAGATGCGCGCGGGACGGCTCAATCCACGCGACGCCAAGGAGCATCTCGCGTTCGTCATCGTCAGTGACCTGCACTCGCCCGAAGCAGCTGAGCAGGCGCGCGAGCACTTCCACCGAGTACACCGGCTCCGAGAAATCCCCGAGCAGATTCCCGAGGTTCCCGTGCCGGGACGCGCACGTGTTCTCGATTATGTCGTGCTAGCGGGGTTCGCCCGCAGTAACAACGAGGCACGGCGACTCGTCCAGCAGGGCGGGGTCCGCTTGGACGGACGGCGACTCGACGATCCGGAGGAAATGCTGGAACTCCAGGAGCCAGTCGTGCTCCAAGTCGGTAAGCGACGATTTGCGCGCCTCCTGCCACGAGCGGAGAGCACGTGA